One window from the genome of Leptospira broomii serovar Hurstbridge str. 5399 encodes:
- a CDS encoding B12-binding domain-containing radical SAM protein: protein MSKLKLVQLPVPPPTAFAATGNVPLAAGCLAVSARVNGLERKGLSVEVLDPLITDQEGDSRLADRIAKDEPEFVGFSLYLWNSERSLHLAREVKARSPNTKILIGGPEVNSDNPFILSEAGYDIAVSGEAEHTFSYLLEALLKKEDPRSLPNIAVRREDGRMGEFSPEENASFPLTSYPSPYLEGFVPVDPARSTYLETVRGCRSQCTYCFYPKSSNVLRTLDIPETVKLLKNLKDKGAKELVFLDPTFNHRPGFEDFLDAIIDVNSDRQMSMFGELRSEGITEKIADKLALAGFNRIELGMQSINKETLKRVKRYGTPEKVAEAAKMLADRGIELLLDLIIGLPGDSPTDVLNGIEFFYEHGLGEWVQVFPLSVLPGTAMRKDAEREGLIYLPKPPYRVIRTPNFSAEDLSSTLFSSEDRLDRRLDETPRPFLADFDPNFDDVFCFSPEKRRDCGISDLARPGARHVAIWWKSRNLETGKSEFFLKLKQRLQTDPFTVTDLILYPEQPFSLKLINEIIMEFSSIPASYLSRSLAHRGENMLHRIVLVLSKESDFPKEWVEEAREYIPVFQEMSWEEAVRKAEELGGEFPAARIVEEDFHAQAWAALVKAADPETVSFSNREFERRWCWEVLGYSEK, encoded by the coding sequence ATGTCTAAGCTCAAACTTGTGCAACTTCCGGTCCCTCCTCCGACCGCCTTTGCCGCGACTGGGAACGTTCCTTTGGCGGCGGGTTGCCTGGCTGTGTCCGCAAGAGTTAACGGCTTGGAAAGAAAAGGTCTGAGCGTCGAAGTTCTAGACCCGTTGATCACGGACCAGGAAGGCGACAGCCGATTGGCGGATCGCATTGCAAAAGACGAACCTGAATTCGTAGGTTTTTCCCTCTATCTTTGGAATTCGGAAAGGAGTCTTCATCTTGCTCGGGAAGTGAAGGCTCGATCTCCTAATACGAAAATTCTCATCGGCGGCCCCGAAGTGAATTCGGACAATCCGTTTATACTTTCCGAAGCGGGTTACGATATCGCCGTGTCCGGCGAAGCCGAACATACTTTTTCCTATCTCTTAGAAGCTCTCTTAAAAAAAGAAGATCCAAGATCCCTGCCGAATATCGCTGTACGAAGGGAAGACGGAAGAATGGGAGAATTTTCTCCCGAAGAGAATGCTTCATTTCCCCTTACCAGTTATCCTTCTCCTTATTTGGAAGGATTCGTGCCTGTGGATCCGGCCAGGTCGACCTACCTGGAAACGGTCAGAGGGTGCAGATCGCAGTGTACCTACTGCTTCTATCCTAAAAGTAGCAACGTACTTAGAACTTTAGATATTCCTGAAACTGTAAAGCTTTTAAAGAATCTAAAAGATAAGGGCGCTAAAGAACTCGTTTTTCTGGATCCGACATTTAATCATCGGCCTGGATTCGAAGATTTCTTGGATGCGATTATAGACGTCAATTCCGATAGGCAAATGAGTATGTTCGGCGAATTAAGATCGGAAGGGATCACCGAGAAAATTGCGGACAAACTTGCTCTGGCCGGTTTCAACAGAATCGAATTGGGAATGCAATCGATCAATAAGGAAACCTTAAAGCGTGTGAAGCGCTATGGAACTCCTGAAAAGGTCGCAGAGGCGGCTAAAATGCTGGCCGATCGAGGGATAGAACTTCTTCTGGATCTAATCATAGGTCTCCCCGGAGATTCTCCGACGGACGTATTGAACGGGATCGAATTTTTTTACGAACATGGGCTTGGAGAATGGGTGCAGGTTTTTCCTCTATCCGTCTTACCCGGTACGGCTATGCGGAAGGACGCCGAGCGGGAAGGATTAATTTATCTACCGAAACCTCCCTATCGGGTCATTCGGACTCCGAATTTTTCCGCGGAGGATCTGAGCTCGACCTTATTTAGTTCCGAAGATCGCTTGGATCGTCGTTTGGATGAGACGCCAAGACCCTTTTTGGCGGACTTTGATCCGAATTTCGACGACGTATTCTGCTTTTCACCCGAGAAAAGGAGAGATTGCGGCATTTCGGATTTAGCGAGGCCCGGCGCGAGACATGTTGCTATTTGGTGGAAATCGAGAAATTTAGAAACCGGTAAAAGCGAGTTTTTCTTGAAACTGAAACAAAGGCTACAAACCGACCCGTTTACAGTAACCGATCTGATCCTTTATCCTGAGCAGCCATTTTCTTTAAAATTAATTAACGAAATTATAATGGAATTTTCAAGTATTCCTGCGTCTTATTTGTCAAGATCTTTGGCCCATCGAGGCGAGAATATGCTTCACCGTATAGTTCTAGTATTATCCAAGGAATCCGATTTTCCGAAGGAATGGGTAGAAGAAGCTCGAGAATATATACCGGTTTTTCAAGAGATGAGTTGGGAAGAAGCGGTTCGGAAGGCGGAAGAACTCGGTGGAGAATTCCCTGCTGCCAGGATAGTCGAAGAGGATTTTCATGCTCAAGCCTGGGCGGCACTGGTAAAAGCTGCGGATCCCGAAACCGTTTCGTTTTCGAATCGTGAATTCGAAAGAAGATGGTGCTGGGAAGTTCTTGGATACTC
- the lep gene encoding LipL41-expression chaperone Lep has translation MITLISDRISCFFGSEKSGRLTSAFLFCILALFAVSCRTKPNPEECMDAQVHIVKLIADDESMPKQVQALMLRSVLKPETNEAIVKTCVQNKTLKQVQCELSAVKFGDLQSCKQHEKIENSDPKAKAGS, from the coding sequence ATGATAACACTGATAAGTGATCGGATTTCCTGCTTTTTTGGAAGCGAGAAAAGCGGACGTTTAACGTCCGCTTTTCTTTTTTGTATCTTAGCGCTTTTCGCCGTAAGCTGCAGGACGAAACCGAATCCGGAAGAGTGCATGGACGCCCAGGTTCATATCGTGAAATTAATCGCGGACGATGAAAGTATGCCCAAACAGGTTCAGGCATTAATGCTTCGAAGCGTATTGAAACCGGAAACTAACGAAGCAATCGTTAAAACCTGCGTTCAGAACAAAACATTGAAACAAGTTCAGTGCGAGCTCTCGGCGGTTAAGTTTGGAGATTTGCAATCTTGCAAACAGCATGAAAAAATAGAAAACTCGGACCCGAAAGCTAAAGCGGGCAGTTAA
- a CDS encoding lipoprotein LipL41: MKKIASLLFAGALVLSLSNCGERIEVEYPVFPKSKEGRQLQKFLGTIRNVGLAVEKPQKSLWETVFGAGSSFIDQMPSKVFEAFDKESYYKLIDLSKRADSINEATLTLAGITKSRVKLGNQLGAEAILYIGYQKPYTECGSEMMVDYGAAALKVGGAIASMASGKNVDTGNAPITKPTAVRYMLIPLDATLIKVETGEVKKAVVSDPAKIDAGVGNLNCPSVLDSFGKALDQAAGYIKDRLSPQVKTEKIKVYTKDEDPDVAGFLDDGYQEITGETPSFKKAKEAWEKADKKAGGKSGGAKANLGTYYFSVGDFDKAIKYYEDAMKLQGVNKNDIRELRKRVEAAAAVDDNTDK; encoded by the coding sequence ATGAAAAAAATCGCTTCTCTGCTTTTTGCTGGAGCGTTGGTATTGTCACTTTCTAATTGCGGAGAACGCATAGAAGTGGAATATCCCGTATTCCCGAAATCAAAGGAAGGGCGCCAACTTCAAAAATTCCTTGGCACCATTCGGAACGTCGGTCTTGCCGTTGAAAAACCCCAAAAAAGTCTTTGGGAAACCGTCTTCGGAGCAGGTTCCAGCTTTATCGATCAAATGCCTTCGAAAGTGTTCGAAGCTTTTGATAAAGAATCTTATTATAAACTGATCGACTTGAGCAAGCGTGCAGATTCTATAAACGAAGCAACTCTTACTCTTGCCGGAATCACAAAAAGTCGCGTAAAACTCGGAAACCAATTGGGAGCCGAAGCAATTCTGTATATCGGATACCAAAAACCTTATACTGAGTGCGGTAGCGAAATGATGGTCGATTACGGAGCGGCAGCGCTTAAAGTAGGCGGCGCAATCGCTTCCATGGCTTCAGGTAAGAATGTCGATACTGGCAATGCTCCTATCACCAAACCGACTGCTGTTCGCTATATGTTGATTCCTCTAGATGCGACTTTGATCAAAGTCGAAACTGGAGAAGTTAAAAAAGCGGTCGTATCTGATCCTGCAAAAATCGACGCCGGTGTAGGTAACTTGAATTGTCCTTCGGTCCTCGATTCTTTCGGTAAGGCCTTAGACCAAGCTGCAGGTTATATTAAAGACCGTTTATCTCCACAGGTTAAAACTGAAAAAATTAAAGTTTATACTAAGGACGAAGATCCGGACGTTGCTGGATTCCTAGATGATGGATACCAAGAAATCACCGGAGAGACTCCAAGCTTTAAGAAAGCCAAAGAAGCTTGGGAAAAAGCCGATAAGAAAGCTGGCGGAAAGTCTGGCGGGGCAAAAGCTAACTTGGGAACATATTATTTCTCCGTAGGCGATTTTGATAAAGCGATCAAATACTACGAAGACGCAATGAAACTCCAAGGCGTTAACAAAAACGATATCAGAGAACTTCGTAAACGTGTTGAAGCGGCCGCTGCCGTCGATGATAACACTGATAAGTGA
- the nadA gene encoding quinolinate synthase NadA encodes MKTVDEIRKTLESTYMGHEIEEKLPLIQEINRLKKEKNAVLLGHNYMTPDVFHGVSDIVGDSLYLSKAAAETNADIIVFNGVHFMAETAKLMSPGKKVLIADLKAGCSLAESITRDDVRKLKAAHPGVPVVTYVNCTADVKAETDICCTSANAADIVNSLDSDTVIFLPDEYLAGNVRNQTKKNIISFPGRCMVHEMYTAEDILSVRRQWPGVTVISHPECNTDVVAVSDFAGSTSQMSKFIKDSGAKDVFLVTECSMGDNLRSEFPDRQFVSSCRTCPHMKRITLEKIRDSLLHEQYEIKLDPEVIEKGRMAVQRMLELSYK; translated from the coding sequence ATGAAAACGGTAGATGAAATCCGCAAAACGCTAGAATCTACGTATATGGGCCATGAGATCGAGGAAAAACTTCCCTTAATCCAGGAAATTAATCGACTCAAAAAGGAAAAAAACGCAGTTCTCTTAGGCCATAATTATATGACTCCTGACGTTTTTCACGGCGTTTCCGATATAGTCGGCGATTCACTCTATCTGAGCAAGGCGGCGGCCGAAACAAATGCGGATATTATTGTTTTCAACGGCGTTCACTTCATGGCAGAAACCGCAAAACTTATGTCGCCCGGAAAAAAAGTACTGATAGCCGATTTGAAAGCCGGATGTTCCTTAGCGGAAAGTATCACTCGCGACGACGTGAGGAAATTAAAGGCCGCACATCCTGGAGTTCCGGTAGTTACGTACGTAAACTGCACTGCGGATGTTAAGGCGGAAACCGATATTTGCTGCACATCGGCAAACGCTGCAGATATCGTAAATTCGCTGGATTCGGATACCGTCATTTTTTTACCCGACGAATATCTAGCAGGAAACGTAAGAAACCAAACCAAAAAGAATATCATTTCCTTTCCTGGACGTTGCATGGTCCACGAGATGTATACTGCGGAGGACATTCTTTCCGTAAGAAGACAATGGCCCGGAGTCACGGTGATTTCTCATCCGGAATGCAACACGGATGTCGTCGCCGTTTCGGATTTTGCAGGCTCTACGTCTCAAATGTCGAAATTTATTAAAGATTCGGGGGCAAAGGACGTCTTCTTAGTCACCGAATGTTCTATGGGCGATAACTTGCGCTCCGAATTTCCAGATCGACAATTCGTATCTTCATGCCGAACCTGCCCTCATATGAAACGAATCACGTTGGAAAAAATACGCGATTCTTTATTGCACGAACAATACGAAATCAAGTTGGATCCAGAGGTCATAGAAAAAGGAAGAATGGCTGTACAACGAATGCTGGAGCTTAGTTATAAATAA
- the ispF gene encoding 2-C-methyl-D-erythritol 2,4-cyclodiphosphate synthase yields the protein MFRIGQGLDFHKLELNSSRPLILGGATIDSEYALIGHSDADIILHALSDAILGALGLGDIGQYFPDKDPSLKNMDSKIILKKTLDLMGERNFSLINIDCTIIGERPKIAPHREIIQRTLSGLLGIPQDCVSVKATTTEKMGALGRVEGIGATCVILLKSN from the coding sequence ATGTTCCGAATAGGACAAGGATTAGATTTTCATAAATTAGAATTAAACTCCTCCCGTCCCTTAATACTAGGCGGAGCAACTATCGATTCGGAATACGCATTAATCGGTCACTCGGACGCAGATATCATTTTACATGCGTTATCCGATGCTATTCTGGGTGCATTAGGGTTGGGTGATATCGGGCAATATTTTCCGGACAAGGATCCTTCTCTCAAAAACATGGACTCCAAGATAATTTTAAAAAAAACCTTGGACCTAATGGGAGAAAGAAACTTCTCTCTTATAAACATAGACTGTACGATTATCGGAGAGCGCCCTAAGATTGCTCCTCACAGAGAAATAATCCAACGTACCTTATCCGGTCTATTAGGAATCCCGCAGGATTGCGTTTCGGTAAAAGCGACAACCACCGAAAAAATGGGAGCGTTAGGAAGAGTAGAAGGAATCGGCGCGACATGCGTCATACTTCTGAAGTCCAACTAG
- a CDS encoding GNAT family N-acetyltransferase translates to MPFGKKKILSPGWREANITDVEYLFALEKLCFPDSYWSKDGIESHIKSYSAWLRDEFGYMFFLDLGEEAELLRIGILPSQRRKGEAKLILHRLCFAFQRVFLEVSNFNVSAIELYSSFGFREIGRRKNYYAFGDDAIIMEWSSRLDS, encoded by the coding sequence TTGCCATTTGGAAAAAAAAAGATTCTTTCTCCGGGTTGGAGAGAAGCTAATATAACGGACGTCGAATATTTATTTGCATTGGAGAAGCTCTGCTTTCCAGATTCTTATTGGTCGAAGGATGGGATAGAAAGTCATATAAAATCTTATTCAGCTTGGCTTCGAGATGAATTCGGGTATATGTTTTTTTTGGATTTAGGCGAGGAAGCCGAGTTATTACGGATTGGAATCCTTCCTTCTCAACGCCGGAAAGGAGAAGCGAAGTTAATATTGCATAGGCTTTGCTTCGCCTTCCAACGGGTATTTTTGGAAGTTTCCAATTTTAATGTCTCCGCCATAGAACTTTACTCTTCTTTCGGCTTCAGAGAAATCGGAAGAAGAAAAAATTATTACGCGTTCGGAGACGATGCGATCATAATGGAGTGGAGTAGTCGTTTAGATTCCTAG
- a CDS encoding tetratricopeptide repeat protein, which produces MKKINLNLPALYSALIILSLVSACKNLSKFASKSTYKPPTVEDLDAWKRRLAMDEAEIIELEKKIRELASKTRSAGALSWKIAQGYMKIGDYDLAAKYYNKALKEESEGKRSEVVGADVHFFESALPYFDRALLQMPVDQQLLFETGLAYANAAKDRGWEPTRRQSAIEIFQALTRQDPRDSRFPFQLALIYFDSSMVDSAWEGISAGFHDQEKAFVILDSILKKEPRNIPTRFAKANFLYRLGQSEAAKDEYLYIKSTLESLKKDGFIKENLEENDSYRNVQEDLKKLSVQEK; this is translated from the coding sequence ATGAAAAAGATAAATTTGAACCTTCCCGCCTTATATTCGGCTCTTATCATTTTAAGCCTAGTTTCCGCGTGCAAAAATTTAAGCAAATTCGCATCGAAAAGCACGTATAAACCTCCGACTGTCGAGGATTTGGATGCCTGGAAGCGACGCTTGGCAATGGATGAAGCGGAAATCATCGAGTTGGAAAAGAAAATTCGAGAACTCGCCTCCAAGACCCGGTCAGCGGGAGCTCTGAGTTGGAAGATCGCACAAGGATATATGAAAATCGGAGATTATGATCTTGCGGCCAAATATTATAATAAAGCCCTCAAGGAAGAGTCGGAAGGAAAACGATCCGAAGTGGTTGGAGCGGATGTTCATTTCTTCGAATCCGCACTTCCTTATTTTGACAGGGCCTTGTTGCAAATGCCTGTAGATCAACAATTATTATTCGAAACGGGATTAGCTTATGCAAATGCGGCCAAAGATCGAGGTTGGGAACCGACGCGCAGACAGTCTGCAATCGAAATCTTTCAGGCTTTAACTCGACAAGATCCTCGCGATTCGCGGTTTCCGTTTCAATTAGCATTGATCTATTTCGATTCTTCCATGGTGGATTCTGCATGGGAAGGAATCAGTGCCGGGTTTCACGACCAGGAAAAAGCGTTCGTAATTTTGGATTCGATTCTAAAAAAAGAACCCCGGAACATTCCTACTAGATTCGCAAAGGCCAATTTTTTATACAGGCTCGGTCAATCCGAGGCGGCGAAGGACGAGTACTTGTACATTAAGTCTACATTAGAAAGTCTTAAAAAAGACGGATTCATTAAGGAAAACCTGGAAGAGAACGATTCTTATCGAAACGTCCAGGAAGACTTAAAAAAACTCAGTGTGCAGGAAAAATAA
- the dprA gene encoding DNA-processing protein DprA produces the protein MDFLALTSPKVYSFVIRSRILFLYSSPEEVIETLIKRLPISVRTEAETDAKLYRSYLEKLNVFIVSYYDPIYPRYLREIYDPPPNLFCMGDPSVLDRNLLAVVGTRSPSPVTRLACKNLTSTISSRGYQGIVSGLAIGVDASAMEHALENNLSVLGVMGTGPDREYPHENKNLYRKMKTTEGALVVTEYPPGFQIRKYAFPRRNRIITGISDSLLVMEAPEKSGAVSSAFSAVSQNREVYIFDHPAQFSNQGGKKLLSDGANKILFPLFSGRKEKFFHANDILPTNFQDLPATLSRLGKETLDGNWIDLGNGFLRSET, from the coding sequence ATGGATTTTCTCGCTTTAACTTCCCCTAAAGTTTATTCGTTCGTAATTCGCTCCCGGATTCTTTTTCTCTATTCCTCGCCTGAAGAGGTAATCGAGACGCTTATTAAAAGATTACCGATAAGCGTAAGGACGGAAGCGGAAACGGACGCAAAACTATATCGATCCTATTTAGAAAAGCTGAATGTTTTTATCGTAAGCTATTATGACCCGATTTACCCTCGCTATCTTCGGGAAATCTACGACCCTCCTCCCAATTTGTTTTGTATGGGAGATCCGTCCGTTCTAGACAGGAACCTGCTTGCAGTCGTAGGAACTCGGTCTCCGTCCCCGGTGACTCGCCTAGCTTGTAAAAATTTAACGTCTACGATATCATCGCGAGGTTACCAAGGAATCGTTTCGGGACTCGCAATCGGCGTCGATGCTTCCGCTATGGAACATGCTTTGGAAAATAATCTTTCCGTTCTCGGCGTGATGGGAACCGGACCCGACCGGGAATATCCGCACGAGAACAAAAATTTGTATCGAAAAATGAAAACCACCGAGGGAGCTCTTGTCGTAACCGAATACCCACCCGGATTTCAAATCAGAAAATATGCTTTTCCGAGAAGAAACAGAATCATCACAGGTATCAGCGATTCTTTGCTCGTTATGGAAGCGCCCGAAAAAAGCGGAGCGGTTTCTTCAGCTTTTAGTGCAGTCTCGCAGAATAGGGAAGTTTATATTTTCGATCATCCGGCTCAATTTTCCAATCAAGGCGGAAAAAAATTGTTATCGGACGGTGCGAATAAAATTCTTTTTCCACTTTTCTCCGGACGAAAAGAAAAGTTCTTTCACGCAAACGACATTTTACCTACTAATTTTCAGGACCTGCCGGCAACGCTCAGCCGTCTTGGAAAAGAGACGTTGGACGGCAATTGGATTGATTTAGGAAATGGGTTTCTAAGATCCGAAACATAG
- a CDS encoding HTTM domain-containing protein — MKSMSSLLNKIRTELSGNSPAWSVGLFRFVFGILLSFLALRYLAYDWVEKYFLQPEFHFKYYGFYWVPVLPSWLLYTLFWTLILAGIGISLGILYRICLIIYLIGFLYFNLLDVSTYLNHYYLVVLLLWIMIWIPADRCLSVSHFLQTYRTGRWSNPKIQNWSLWLLRFQIGCVYFFGGLAKIVPDWLFHAQPLRIWLIRNTDFPVLGKFFTYPIAGYVFSYAGLLFDLFVPFLLLKAKFRIWAYCLVIIFHALTWKLFPIGMFPWIMSLSATLFFSPSWPLKLRNFLKKRGIFPYGELRNLFQEVWQKLPIPFRFNSAGFFLKALLYLEKPDLWGRNLYYKFPKYDPKTINKIGTLFWSIYILLQIFFPLRHFLYPGNNLWTEQGFRFAWHIMLIQKNGIASFRVTNLRSGEVHFVLPESHLTEFQKTMMSTQPDLILQFAHYLGEKERKKTGDDVAVYADITVSLNGEKSRTFIDPTRDLMKVKDGFSNKDWILSDEK, encoded by the coding sequence ATGAAATCGATGTCTTCATTATTAAATAAGATTCGAACGGAGCTATCGGGTAATTCGCCTGCATGGTCGGTGGGTTTATTTAGATTTGTCTTTGGAATTCTTTTGTCCTTCCTAGCGTTGAGATATCTCGCATACGATTGGGTGGAAAAATATTTTTTGCAGCCCGAATTCCATTTCAAATATTACGGATTCTATTGGGTTCCGGTACTGCCGAGCTGGTTATTATATACTCTCTTCTGGACATTGATTCTAGCCGGAATAGGAATCTCTCTTGGGATACTCTATAGAATTTGTCTTATCATATATCTGATCGGTTTTCTTTATTTCAATTTACTAGATGTATCCACCTATTTAAACCATTATTATTTAGTCGTCCTCTTGCTTTGGATTATGATCTGGATTCCTGCGGATCGATGCCTATCAGTCTCTCACTTCTTGCAGACTTATAGAACCGGACGCTGGTCAAATCCAAAGATCCAAAATTGGTCGCTCTGGCTTTTGCGATTTCAGATAGGTTGCGTTTATTTTTTCGGCGGGCTGGCAAAGATCGTCCCGGATTGGCTTTTTCATGCCCAACCTTTAAGAATTTGGTTGATTCGGAACACCGATTTTCCGGTACTCGGAAAGTTCTTTACATATCCCATTGCCGGTTACGTTTTCAGTTATGCCGGATTATTATTCGATCTCTTCGTTCCGTTCCTTCTTTTAAAGGCGAAATTTCGTATATGGGCGTATTGTCTCGTGATTATTTTTCACGCGCTGACTTGGAAACTTTTCCCGATCGGAATGTTCCCCTGGATAATGTCGCTTTCAGCCACACTTTTCTTTTCTCCGTCCTGGCCGTTAAAGCTCAGAAACTTTCTAAAAAAAAGGGGAATCTTTCCTTACGGCGAACTAAGAAATCTTTTCCAAGAAGTGTGGCAAAAATTGCCGATTCCATTTCGCTTCAATTCGGCGGGATTTTTTCTAAAAGCGCTTCTTTACCTGGAAAAACCTGATCTCTGGGGACGTAATCTATATTATAAATTTCCAAAGTATGATCCAAAAACGATTAATAAAATAGGAACCTTGTTCTGGTCCATTTATATTCTACTGCAGATTTTTTTCCCGTTAAGGCATTTTTTATACCCTGGAAACAACCTTTGGACAGAACAAGGATTCCGATTCGCATGGCATATAATGTTGATTCAAAAAAACGGAATCGCATCTTTTCGGGTAACGAATTTAAGATCGGGAGAAGTCCACTTCGTTCTTCCCGAATCGCATCTCACCGAATTTCAAAAAACCATGATGAGCACCCAGCCGGATTTGATTCTACAATTCGCTCATTATTTGGGTGAAAAAGAGAGAAAGAAAACCGGCGACGATGTCGCTGTATACGCCGACATAACCGTTTCTTTAAACGGGGAAAAAAGTAGAACATTCATTGATCCTACAAGAGACCTTATGAAAGTTAAAGACGGGTTTTCGAATAAAGATTGGATTCTTTCGGACGAAAAATAG